The Meles meles chromosome 12, mMelMel3.1 paternal haplotype, whole genome shotgun sequence genomic sequence GCGGCTCCATGCCCTACGACGACTCCAACATCAAGAAGATGCTGCGCATCCAAAAGGAGCACCGTGTCAACTTCCCCCGCTCCAAGCACCTGACTGGCGAGTGCAAGGACCTCATCTACCGCATGCTACAGCCGGACGTCAACCGGCGGCTGCACATCGACGAGATCCTCAGCCACTGTTGGGTGCAGCCCAAGGCACGGGGCCTGTCCTCTGCAGCCATCCACAAGGAAGGGGAGAGCTCCCGGGGCGCTGAGCCCTTGCGGATCCCTGAGACCCCCGACAAAAAGTCTGCCACCAAGCTGGAGCCCCGGGAGGAGGCAGGGCCTGAGAAAGAGTCCGAGCCAAAACCCGATGAGGAGGAGACTTTGCAAGTGCCAGTGTCAAGGCAGTCGGACACCACGGGCCTTAACGGAGAACTGCCCGGCAGAGTGATAGAGGAAGAGGCCCTCCCACagccctcacagacacacacctAGCAAGCCTCTCTTGGCCCAGAGGGCCAGCCGGGAATGAAGCAGAGTTCATGGCTTTAAGCCTGAGCTCCAGAGAAACCAAGGGAcaaggcagagaaggaagactGTCCTGGATGAGCCACTATTTTCATCAGTTTCTTCTCCCCACCTTTGAACTTGGTAACCCACATGGCTAAAGGAGCAATAAATCACTATATTAGTGTAGACCCCAAGGTGAATGTCTTTTCCCTAGCTGACTGTGGTCATCCAGGGAGAGGATCCTGCACTCCCCGCGTTCCCCAACCCCAGCTCCCCACTCTCGGATCGGATGGTACCTCATTTCACCTCTAGTTTGGGAAGATACATCCCCATGTGCCCAGCCTGACTGTGACCTCAGGCCCTGGACcagagcagagagctgagcaAGGAAGACGCTCTTTCAAGACGGAGGCCATGAGTGTGATGCTGGAGAGTGGAAGGGGGCACGGAGAGGATAGGACAAAGAAGGGCAAGGGGGCAAGGGGGCTGCCTGCAGCAGAGTGGCAGGAGACaggggctcctctgggctggggcTGAGGATCTGGGCCCTCAACATCTCAGTGCCACTGCCTCCCCAAGGCTGCTGGTGGGGAGGCGGCCTGAAGGAGGCCAGTAGACCAGCCTCTCAGCCCCTCTTGGGCTCCCCACCCTCGTAGGCAACTCATTTCTTTCATTCCGTCCACCAGGGCTCCCCCATGGCCAGCCAGCACCCagttctgcagtcaaatgctctaccactgagctataccccccagCACCACAGTCATCCTGCCTGTGGTCATatccgccccctccccaccccccagaagtGCTCTGGTTAGGGGAGGGGCTTCAGGATGGCTCAgccccacccagcctcccacAGTCACTGTGTGGTCTCCTCCACATCCCCCGCCCCTCAGGTCCCAGTCTGTCCCCAGCAGTGATGCTCCATGCCCGAGTGGCTAAGCGGACATTGGCAAGGAGAGAGGACAGGTGTGCTCACAATGCATGCCTGTGCCCTGCTGCCATCAGTGTCCTTTAGAGGGAGCAGCCCTGCCTTTAGCATCTTGGGCTGCTGTGCCCTGCGCGGCCCACCCCTGTCATTCCCAGGCTGTTCCTCCTCACCTCAGCTGTGGCagcccctttctcttcctcctcggCACTCACTCTGGACAACCTCATGTGGACCTGCAGATTTGACATACCAAGAGGACTTCAGACTTACCCACCCTCTGCCCGTGTTGGTGACTTGGAAAGTCCCCAACCCCAGGCCCCAGGAGAAGTGGGGTCCGGGGAGTGCCCTGGCTCCACTCTCTTTGCACCCCGGTGCACATCCACTCCATATCTCTGCTTGGCTCCCACTCTCCCCACAGCCTCCGTTGTACATTCTATGTCTTCCCGTCTCCATGCTCCTGGGTGTCTGTCATGAACCCACAGCACAGCAACCTCCCAGGCCTCTGCCCGCCCCATGATTCCCCCAGTGGCCACCGCCTCCCTCCTGCACACAGTCCAGATCCCACAGCCCTCGGGAAGGATCCCAGTGCCTGGCCTTGGCATCCCGGGTCTGGCCTCCTCCtgacctcccaccctcctccctcatcCCCACACCCCCACATACACGTCCCATAATCGTGTTTGTAGATGCTTCCCTGCAGATCTTACCCATGTCTCCAGGATTAGCTCCACAAAGTTTCCTGAGCTCGGCAGCCCATCACTCTAAGCTCCTCTGGGTCAGGTCTGTGAGTGCTGAGGTCCAGGCACAGAAACGGCCCTGGGCAATACTGGGGGAGCCACCCAATTTCCCCCCAGAGACCCTAGGAACCCAGCATCAAGCAGATTATCCAGTGGCAGAGTAAAATTCCAGAGCATGCAGGGTTAGCTGGAGTGAGGACATCCTGAGGACAAGCTTGTGAACCTCCTCACCTTGGTCATCTGTGGCTTGTTGTGGTCATCAGGGTGGTGGGTAATGAGTAGCAAGAGGGCCTGGGAGCAACTCACTACAGCCTAGCCAGAACACAAACCTGGGCAGGAGGGGCCTCACGAAAGAGGATCTACTGTGTGCTTTACAAGTAGAGAGACAGCTCAGAGAGGGTGGGCAACTGCCTGAGACCACACAGCACAGAGTGATGGCCCAGCTGACTGAAGCCCTCTTCCCCAGGTGGCCTCATGTTCCGGGCCACTCCCAGGGTCAGCCCTGGCTCAGACCCCTTCAGTGACCCTAAGGCTTTAGGATCAAGACCCTCACCATGGCCTCCAGGGTCTGCagggctccctcccttccctgcactTTCCCACCACTCTGTGTCCTTTCAAGCCATCATGAGCTCTAGCAGGTCCTTGTCCCCCACCATGTAGCAAACTCCTCAGACCTcagccctcccagcccccctAAATCCAGTCCCAGTTTTTCCCTCACAGCCCCAAGTTCCCGTGCCAAAGGTTGCCGCCACTGGGCCTTGAGCTGTTGGGTGTGACGTGGAAGCTCGTCCTCTAGGCTTCAGGAAGGCATGGGTCCCGTCTAGTTCATCAGCGAATCCCAGCATCTGGAGCCAACTCTCAAATGCATATAGGGTGAGTGGAGAAatggaggaaactgaaactcagagggAAGTCGCCTTGCCAGAGTCCCCAGTTCTCCCACGCACAGAGCTACAAGCTGGGAGTAGCCCCTGGAGGTCGCAGGTCCAGTTGAACACTTCCCCGCTGGAACCCACCAGGAGGGCCTGCCTTGGAGTGCTGCTGGGTGAAGCCACCTGCTCCTGGCCCCAGAGACTCAGCTTGTACCCCCCCcgggccccccccccgggccccCTGGGAGCCAAGGAAGTCACATGGCCCTGGGCAAGGGCAGAATATGAGGAAGCAGAATCCACAAAAAAAGGGGAAAACGGGTGGGTCAGCAGAGTCAGCCAAAAAGGCCGACATGAAGGGGGTGTCCCAGATAGAATATTCGGGAGTGCAGGAGAAGGGTGGAGGAGACTGTCAAGCTCCTGGATCCTGGCCTGCAAGTCCTCCTAGCCAGCCCCTCCCAGGAGGCAAAGGTTCTGGGCATTGCTGCCAAAGACATCCCAGGAGACAGCAGGCATTAAGCCAAAGCCACTGCAACAGAAgccccagagagcagggagcaggccTCAGGGAGGCTGTGGCTGCTGGGGGGCTGGACGCCGGCCACCCCACCCTGGAGAGCTTCCACATGAACCTCCAGATGCAGGGAGCTCCCCATGTGCCCCAGGTGGGTCTGCACATCTGCCTGGCATGTCCTGCCCCTCATCAACCTGGCGGGGCCCTACAGATCCTCTGCACACTGGCCCCTCCATCCCCTCCTCTCCTGACCACCCACACAGAGgcaggcctcctcctcctccctctctcccctgaaAACAGAGCACATGGCATGCCCACGTGTGGCCACAGGATGCCTGTGAAGGAGAACAAAGGAGAGGCAGGGCTTCCCCGAGCACCTAAGGAGACATACACAAGATGCCACATTccccaaagcaaaaacaaaagggTTTTCATGTTGCTTTCTGATGCAAAAGATAGCTTGAGAGATGTAAATCCCAGAGGTCCACCAGGCCACATGCCTGATCCTCACAAAGGTCCAGAGTGACATAATTCaggacctccccccccccccgccccgccccatccCCCCCCtcgccccatccctccccccccccccccccccccccccgcccccagcctgctCTAATGAGGACCCCAGCACCAAAGCTCTGGCCAAGGCCCTGCCCACTCAGGGGTCAGCGCACCAgaccctctgtctccctctgccgctcAGTCCCTGCAGGCCCACCCTGGGCCAGCCTCCTCTCGTGTGGTCAAAGGCACTGGCCTCCACTCGCCCTGAAGCCCATTCTCTAGACACTCTGCCAGAGACTATCTTAAAATGTGACTTGGATCCTGGCTTTTCTGGCCCCTGAAATGGCTGCTCGccacttccctcctcctccaccctccctccAGACAGTAAGACTGAGCAATTCTCAGAACAAGCCGTCACCTCTCCCAGGCTCTTCCCTGCCTGGATGCCTCACCACCTTCTCTACCTGACTGAggcttggcctggcctccagCCCTCGGAACACACATCTGCCAGTCTAgggcccagggccctgcctgCCACGGTGGCACTCCTCTGCCCAGACTTCCGCCCCGAATAGGAGCTGCTCTCATTCACAAGGCTGGCCAGACCAGCGCCATTCCTCTCAGGCACTACCAGTTCCAAGGACACAAGTCCTAGAAAGGGTTTTCTTCACACTCCAAAGCAGCTGCAGGCCATCAGCCCTAGTGGGACATGGACCAATGCAGGGTCAGTCTACACAGACAGGAGAAGGAAATGGGCGTGGGGCCAGCACTCTGGCTTGACCTGGGTGGCCCTTCCTTGGGTCTGACTCATGACAAGGAAACCGCAacggggaggagcagggagggttACCGCAGTCCTGGGTGCCGCCTTCCTTCCAGTGGGCGGGGAGTGGGCACTGCTGGTAGGCCAACCTGGCTTCCAGGTTCCAGGGGCCCTGGTTCCCCCAGCTCAGTCCCTACTCCTGGCAGGCTGGCTTTATGACTTCACATGCTGAAGTCACGCGGGGACAATGCTGAGCGTTCCACCCCTCCAAGTCCAGGCCCAGCCCAGCCAGACGGCTCCCCACAGTGTAAATGAGGACAATGCCCGCTGGcccacagggggaggggatgtAGAGCGCAGCGCCGCCAGCCGCTCCTGGCACCATGGACGATGCCGCGGTCCTAAGGAAGAAGGGTTACATCGTGGGCATCAATCTTGGCAAGGGCTCATACGCGAAAGTCAAATCTGCCTACTCTGAGCGCCTGAAGTTCAACGTGGCAGTCAAAATCATCGACCGCAAGAAGACGCCCACTGACTTCGTGGAGAGATTCCTTCCTCGGGAGATGGACATCCTGGCAACCGTCAACCACCGCTCCATCATCAAGACCTACGAGATCTTTGAGACCTCTGATGGGCGCATCTATATCGTCATGGAGCTCGGGGTCCAGGGTGACCTCCTCGAGTTCATCAAGTGTCGGGGAGCCCTGCACGAGGACGTGGCTCGTAAGATGTTCCGCCAGCTCTCCTCGGCCGTCAAGTACTGCCACGACCTGGACGTCGTCCACCGAGATCTCAAGTGCGAGAACCTTCTCCTCGACAAGGACTTCAACATCAAGCTGTCCGACTTCGGCTTCTCCAAGCGCTGCCTGCGGGACGGCAGTGGCCGCATCATCCTCAGCAAGACCTTCTGTGGGTCGGCGGCGTACGCGGCCCCCGAGGTGCTACAGGGCATCCCCTACCAGCCCAAGGTGTACGACATCTGGAGCCTGGGTGTGATCCTCTACATCATGGTCTGCGGCTCCATGCCCTATGATGACTCCGACATCAAGAAGATGCTGCGCATCCAGAAGGAGCACCGCGTGGACTTCCCCCGCTCCAAGAACTTGACTGGCGAGTGCAAGGACCTCATCTACCGCATCCTGCAGCCGGACGTCAACCGGCGGCTGCACATCGACGAGATCCTCAGCCACTCCTGGCTGCAGCCCCCGAAGCCCAAAGCCATGTCTTCGGCCTCCTTCAAGAGGGAGGGTGAGGGCAAGTACCGGGCCGAATGCAAACTGGACACCCGGCCGGGCTCGCGGCCTGAGCACCGGCCGGACCATAAGCTGGGGGCCAAAACCCAGCACCGGCTGTTGGTGGTGCCCGAGAACGAGGACAGGATGGAGGACAGGCTGGCCGAGTCCTCCAAGGCAAAAGATCATCATGGCACTGGAGCTGAGGTGGGGAAAGCGAGCACCTAGCGGTGCGGAGGGCCCGGGGGGCATGGTGCGTGGTGCGCGCCCACATAAACTAAATAGGCAGTAGGAGCTGAAGAAGGCACAGGTGCAAGGAACGAGTAAAATCCGTCAATTAAACCACTATTTTGATTACGTTCTATTAGCTTTCTTCCACTTAGTAGCAAAGACATTAATTACTGACCAccaaataaaaccacaaagtgTGTACAAGCATCAAGAGTGCCCCATGAGGAGTCTTTTTCTCTAGGACTCAGCCAATCACCCCCCTGCGGCGTGGGGGTCTCCAGCACAGGGGTGCAGGGCCTGGTGCTCGGGCATAGGCAGACTCATGGCGAGGCCCTGTGGGCAAGAAGACCTAAGTCGCAGCCCACAGCCAGGCCCCCaccatctccctctgacccaccccGGGCCCAGCACCTCCAGGGTTGGCCGGCTTCACGTGTCTCTCTGGCTCAGGCCCAGCACAGCCCACCCTGACCTCAACCCCATCCCACTCCCTCAGACTGACCCTTTCTCCATATATTCCACTCCTTCCATTCCTGTGGTTGAGATCAGCGACTTTGGCCCCTTGAGTGCCCTTTCATTCGCCAGAACAGTCCCAGCCCAGACATCTCCGCCACACCCTCCCTACCCCTCCCTATCCACCCCATACACCAGCCAGTGTTCAGGGGCGGCCAGCACTTGGCCTTAAGTGGCCTTGCCTAGAAAGCATCTCCCTTTGCATCTCCCACCCACTCAGACCTGTCTGCCTCCATGCCGCTGAggcccacccctccccttccctaTGGGGTAAAAGCACGAAGGGCCATACTTCCTGACCCCCTGGGCAGTCCTGGTGCGGTCCCAGCCCCCTTGGTGAGTTACAGAGCTTGGCCCCCTGGAAAGTGGCAGGAACTGGCAGTCGAGTGCAGACCAGTGGGTGCCTAGGCAGGCGGCTGGCCCCACGCAAACCTCCAGGGAACACACCACTCACGAAGGCAGCAAGGACCCATGCAGGACAACCCAAGACCATggccagggcagggctgggtaTGCTCAAAACAAGACTCTGGTCCGAGCAGATTCCAGACTGTCTCCTTGAGCAGTGCAAGCCCCTTAGAGAGCCTTAAGGCCTGAAGAGACCCATCTGGGAGCCAGCTTGGACTTCCCACCTCCATGTGAAATCGCTGGCCCAAGCCTCCTGAAGCACCAAAGCTCTCAAGGTCCCGGGCAAGTGTGGCCTGTGGCTGTGGCTTGTGGTGCATATGGCACTCTCGGGTCTGCATGGAGCCTGGCCCCATTGCTCTTTGACAGTATGGCCTGGGTTACTATTACCCACAACTTCTGTTTGTGACTCAACAGTGTATGAAGGTGGTGCCTGGAGCACTAGGacagggaagggcaggaagagagacagTCCTGACCCCCTGAGCTGGAGACCAAGTGCTTGGAGAAGGTGACATTGAGGCAACTTTCAAGGTGACCACGTGGTCTGACACATAGGACCCCCACAACTCTGTCACTAGCAAACCACGCAGGCCAGGCCCAGCTGAGGAGGCTGCGAACCTGGACCCAGAGCCCCAGGGGAACCTGAGGGGCCCAACTTTCAAGgactctctccttccctcagggGGACAGAACTTGAGCATAGCCCAACGAGCTGTGAGCTCAGTGCGGAAGGCAGGTTCCAAGCTCTAGAGGGGCCACAGAAAGCAATGCAGGGAGTGGCAGGAAAGGCCAGAGACCCTGAACTTCCAAGTTCACCTGACCCAGAAGCTTCCTCCCAGGGAGGCCTGCAGTCCTGAGACCGCGATGTGGTGCAGGGGGTCTCCAGCATAGGGGTGAGGGTGGCCTGCAGGGGGTCTCCAGCATAGGGGGAAGGGCGGCCTAAGGGTCATGCAGAGTGGGCCAGAGAGATAGGTCCTGCCAGACTGTGCTAGGTGCTCTTTAATGATGGCTAGACAGAAAGAGGCAGGGGTCTGATAGAAAACAGTTATCAGTGAGACCCTGGGATATATCCCAAGGGCCGTGGGGCAAGTCTCATGCCAGCCTGCCTGAAGCACAGCATCTTTTCAGTGGCTCCTGGGACAGTCAGTCACCATTtctggcccgggcccggacccgggcccccAGAAGGCCGGAGtcctctgctgagcaggcagctgcCCCGCAGGCTCCACGGAGCTCCCACAGGCCCGACCCGGGCCTGGCTCTAGAAGAAGTCTGAGGCCTTGCGCCGGGCAGGGAGCTGCAGCAGGTTGTCCGTGATGGAGGCTGGGTCCTGGCTGAGGGGAGTGCGTGTCGCAGAGCCAGGAGCCGGTGTGCTCGTGGGGGTCTGAGGCCCACCAGCTGGGGTCTTGAGGTGGGTCGAGCGTGCTGGAGACGGGGTATAGCTGGCCCGCAGGGCCCGGTCTGTGTACTTGCTGGCTGTCCTGCTTACAAGGCGCTGCAGGGCTGGGGACATGGCTGGGCTCAGGCCTTTGGGGGTGAGGCTGGgtggcaagggagagggagagaggcatcATTAGGCCCCACCAGGCACTGCCAGCAGCAGGGTTTCCCATGGCCCCACAAACACTTGTGGGAGATACACAGTCATTATGAGCTGAGGACACACGATGGCCAGGCACATAGCTGTGTAGCCAAACTTAAGGTCAAGTTGTGGTGCTGCCCTTGGAGGTGGGACTGCGATAGACCGCAGCTCTCTCCAAGGAGAATGATCCACCTGTCTCCACAGGGCTGACAGGAGCTCACAGCGGGATAAGGAGCCAAAGGTGCCTCTTGGGGATGTGCTGAGGCGGCAGCTGAAGAAGGAAAAGACGGAGAGGGGCCCTGCATCCTGGCTCATACAGGCCGTGCCCGTACCAGCGGAGCTGCCACAGGACCCACCCCAGAGCCCCCAAGCCTGCCTGCACACTGTGCATCCACACGGCAGGGGCTGTGGCCAAGTGGAAATAGGGAAAGACCCCCCTCCCGCCCGCCCCATGCGGGTCAGGCACCCCTCACCTGGCCAAGTTCTCCGTCACTCTCCTCAAGGCCTCCTGCTTCTTGGCCCGGTTCTTGGCGGCAGCCTCATTGGCCATCTTCAGCCCCAGCCGTTCCCTGCGGCCGGGCTCCAGGATCTACAAGGCAGCAAGTGTGTGGCTGGCCTGCCATCAAGCCAGCCAGCCCCCTGCTGCTGGGGCACCTGCCTCTTTCCCATGGTGCCCTGTGATCCTCACAACTCACTGCTACCTCCCTAAAAGCCCCCTAAAGCTGCCGACCAGCTCCCTGAACTGCCCACCCGCCAAAGGCCCAGGCCTCCACCTGTCGTCACGGTTCCCTGCAAGCCAGCGGTGCAGACTTAGGAACCTCTGATGGTCTTTTAGGAAAAAAGGACGTCTTGTTTGAATCTGCTTCCCTCTAATTACTGGAGTAAACCCCTTGCTGACTTTAACCCCCACTGACcttctgtatttctttccagAACTTCCCAAAATTGGTCTTGTCCTATTTTTCTATTTGAGTGCTTATTTGTTTCCTTACAGTTTCCCCCCATCAGTTCTGTTAAGCTCTGCCATATGAACGCCTTCTGTTACTTGCTTTCACCTTTATTTACGGTGAAGTTTTTTTTGCTGTACTTAAGTCTACCACTGTGTGTAGTATTATctgcccaccccccgccccacttcCTTTGTGACCCTCCCTCTTTGGTTTACTCCCTCCCACCTTCACGCCAGATTAAGCATTGACTGTTTTCCTCTCATTGTTCACATGTATTGTTTTCTGCACTTAACTCTCCCATTTGGGGAACTCGTTCTGCAATACGTATCAGGCAGTTTGTGTCCGATTACAGTCTATTGCTCAGCACGATTTGAACTGTCGTCGCTCACATACCCTGAATTTGGATTTGGACGGACGTTTGTTCAGAAGCTCTTCCCTGCTGCCCGGTAGGCACCGGGACCAGGGCAGCATCTGACAGCCCCGTGCCTCTGGTGCACCTCCTCTCTCTGGTTTTTCTTGGTTATTCTCGTGTCCAAGACAAATGTCAAGAACCAACGTGCCAAAACGATCTGCACATGTTCCGTGAGGACATGCGTTCCCTCTCGAAACGAGAGCGGTGCTACACCAGGGAGGCCCTGTGGTGTGGCCCACACCCTCCGACTTTCCTTCTGCGAGCCCGCAGCACTAGCCTGCGGCTTCTGTACAAAAGCCAAGGTACTGCTGGttgttctcaatttctgctgctACAGTCAGCGAGATCTCTTTTTCTGTTGCATTTCAAACTACACAATGCAAGTGTTTAGAGGGACTGGTTCAAGACAGCCTCGAACCCAGCTCCCTAAGCAGCAGACCTACGTTAATTCCAGGTTCCATGCCTGACCCTTTGGGGTTTCAGAGCAGCTGACGTAACCCCACGCCCTTTGCTCTCCGCAACAGCACTGCCCTCTGCCTCCTACCATCTCCTAGCATTCCAGGTTGGGACTGCTGGCCCAGCACCCCGAGAACAGGACCACCTGCTCCCAGCGTTCAGCAACTTCTCTTCCATCCCGTTCCAAACTATGCCAGCCACTCAATTTCCCCAACAAGCTGTGTGCAATCCAGAGTGCCTCGCCTTCTCAAAGCCTCTCTGGGGCCATCCTAGGCCACCCCATCTCCACAAACCACCTGGCACCCAGCTTCCCTGCCCTACCTGCTCCAGGCCTCACGACTCCACACTCTGACGATTCTACAAGACTGCTGCCTCCTGGTGCTCGCCCTCCTGTAACCAGAGGCCTTCCTCTGCAAGCACTCAAACCTTCAGAGAACACAAAGCACAGCCCACCGAACACTGGAGTTCTGGGGCCCTTCCCAGCCCACCACCCTGCAGGCTCACAGGGTTGTGGCTCTGGTGCCCTTGCCCCACACCTGTCCTCAGTGCCCTGGTCTTCTTCAGAAGTGCAGCGACACATAGGTGTGCAGCCTGGAGCACAGCTCAGCCCTTCTGTTGCTTCTGCTTTGACCAGTGGCAGCTAGACCATCCTCTGTGCACCAAGGCACAAGTGCTCCAAAGACTGAGTGTCTACCCAGTGTCCCATCTGGGCCCCCCATTGTGACCCACCTTGAAGGCTGGCCCTGGTGTTCTGTCCACATAGGGGGTTTCAGATCCCTCAACTCTCAAGGGAGTGTTTTCAACCTCCCCCCAGGTCATCAGCGGCGACTCGTTCACACCTGCAGATGGAGAGCTTGGTTACCTCAGGCCAGGGGATGCAGGTGGAGGCACCGGCAGGCCCTCCCTCCTGTGACAGCCAGCTCCCACCATGCATGTCCCAGCTAACCAACACGAAGGCTGGCAGTTGGCCCACTCTCCTTCCCCGGAACTCTGGAACCCCAGCTCCTCTGTCCTCTGAGGGGACAACACCAAGGCCACTTTAGGCCCAAGATGGGCCCAGGCCCTGATAGCTGCAGGGCTTAGCCTGGGAAGAGAGCTCCCAGAGAAGCTGGGCTGAGTCAGCTAGGCTCCCATCCTAGCACATGGCCACCAGGGCCTCCTGGAGGTTGCTATGGCACCCCACCCCAAAGGAGGGGACACTTGAAGGTTTTCAGAGCACCCAAATCTGCCAGGCCCCTGGGCAAACCTGTAGTGCCTCCGTGTACCCTGGCCTGTATCAAAGGAACCAGCAGCCCAGAACACAGAGGCCAGTGCtcggggtggagggtgggaaagGACACCACGTGCACTGCTGTACCATGAGATTGTCCCCCAAGACTCATAAACCTCCTGTGTGAAGACACGCAGGGCTGGGGCCCGGAGCTTCTTCCCTATGCCCCTatgcccagcctccccctgccTGGACTCCCCCTGTGCCCCTCAGCATGCTCACCACAGCCTATCTGTCCAGCAGAGCTCCAACATCCCTGGTTTCCAGCAAAACCAGTCTGTCCTGCCAAGCTTAGGGCAAGGCAGGAAGACCGCTAAGCTCAACGGACTGGGTCCCATGTATCTCAGGTCAATTCACCTGAGTGTTCAGCCCACCCACAGCTCCGTGCAGCCCTGTCATTGCACAGGTGGGTCACAGGGTCTCTGAGTTACATGAAGCATGTGGCAGACTTGGAGAAGAGTCAACATGGCCCAGAGCCACCTGAGCAGCCCACCTCCCCACAGGCAGTCCTATCAGGACTATCAGGGGGCCAGTCTGCCAGCGGGTTCACTTCTTaccaggggcaggagagggggttGCAACAAATCCGAATCCGCCCACTCGTGGGGAATCCTGGGGGATCAGCTCCTTGCCATCAGGACCTACCTTGCCCTGTTTGTGCTGGAACAAACAAGAGAGACTAGTGTCAGGGAGGCCCAAGCCTGCTCTTCCCAGCTAGCTGAGGGACAGCACAGGAACATGCTGGCAATGCTTCCCCTCCTTGGGGCAGTCCCAGAGCTCAGGGGCTGGCACAGCCCCCGCcttggagaaagaaaggaagaacccCGGCCCCTGCAAAGACTTTGAGGACCTGTCAGAGTAGGCATCAGAGCAAGGGAAGTTCCCCCTCCTTCCATACAGGGCAGGGCCAGGGTCCTTGGCCtcagtacatacacacacaagctgCTTTCAGCAGCTCCTGACTCAGGCCTTCACAGGAAGCCACACTAATTACTGGCATACATGCTCTGACCTTTCCCACAGGGCATCTGCTGAAGCTTCCAGAATAGTCTCCCTACCTCCTGACTTTCCCACTTCAACCCCATGACCACTGGAGTCACCAGTGCACCATGACTCCCCGGCTCAGACATCTCTGCTTCTACCCCACCGAGTCTCACCCTACCCCAGCCTGCCCACACCATCTACCCTTGCCCTACCCGCGCCCAGCTGTGGGTCTGGCCGGCctgggctggctcccagcagccTCTCTTTTCTCATGTCCTGTCCCCCAGGAAGCTGGCACTGAACTGACCTACAGAATGTCTCTGGCCAAGACAGTGCCCCAGCGAAAGCCCATATAGGACAGGAAAAGACTCAGGACCCTGCCGCACAGGAGCCCCAAATA encodes the following:
- the LOC123954585 gene encoding testis-specific serine/threonine-protein kinase 2, giving the protein MDDAAVLRKKGYIVGINLGKGSYAKVKSAYSERLKFNVAVKIIDRKKTPTDFVERFLPREMDILATVNHRSIIKTYEIFETSDGRIYIVMELGVQGDLLEFIKCRGALHEDVARKMFRQLSSAVKYCHDLDVVHRDLKCENLLLDKDFNIKLSDFGFSKRCLRDGSGRIILSKTFCGSAAYAAPEVLQGIPYQPKVYDIWSLGVILYIMVCGSMPYDDSDIKKMLRIQKEHRVDFPRSKNLTGECKDLIYRILQPDVNRRLHIDEILSHSWLQPPKPKAMSSASFKREGEGKYRAECKLDTRPGSRPEHRPDHKLGAKTQHRLLVVPENEDRMEDRLAESSKAKDHHGTGAEVGKAST